Part of the Engystomops pustulosus chromosome 4, aEngPut4.maternal, whole genome shotgun sequence genome is shown below.
taaaacacaataaaacctatataaattttgtatcactgtgatcgccccgacccaaagaataaaaaagcaagcccacaagaaaatgttgctaaTGCTTtgtttccaccaatttcactgcatttggattttttttcctgcttcccagtacacgtcatggaatattaaatacagtcacttaaAGCCGTCACACATCGCTTTACacgaaaaaattttaaaagttacagaattttgaaggttgggagtgaaaaatggcttGGTCATTAAGGGGATAAACAGCATAATATTGGGAGGAGGAAGGGGCTTTGCCGATATGGACAGTTCTTTTTGCAGAATGAAATCTGTAGTCACCTCCCTATGAAGCTGTGAGATTTGGGGTCATCAGAAATCTGCTGCCTACTAGATGATAAGTTGTGATCCTGGGACAATCCcattcaaccaaaaaaaaaatccaaaagttgGAGTTTGCACCATGCAAAAAATCTGGAAAAAAGTAATGCTAGACATTTGTAACCATAATTACCTGTGAGTATGTGGGCAAAAGCGTATCGCCTTGTAATCTTGAGAGCCGGATGTTTGGGGCCGAAGACATCAAGCAGGAAGGCAGTCATACTGCAGGCGATGCCCAGGAAGCAGAAGCCAGCGATGACACGGAGGAGGAGTATGGTCTGATGGTTCATGCAGAACTCTGCAGTACACAGCGCATACATCACTATCTAGTCAGGTAGGGAATCCACAATCTAACATCATAATCAAGCGTGATAAACAAGGCAGGACTGTGGAGATGGTAAGGAAACTTCTGACTCCAAAATTGCCTATTTAATTTCCCTAGCTCTGACTCCAACTGCACCAAAATGGTTACCAACTCCGACtcaacagtcctgttttcctggtccctcTAGCAGTGGTAAAATGAATGCGCCCATTTCTTCCTAGCGCCTTTTAACTCTGTTTTGTAGCAGAGAAGCttaactactgagcatgtacataaagtgcagccacattcatctgtACTAAAAGGGGGATTAGGAGTGCGCAAGCCGTGCTGACAGGCCACATGCAAcctgtcaagccatgagttgcGCCCCACACCCTGCTGACAGTCAcagtccaatgagcacttccataactgatgtaacataaCTGATGTAACATGACTGATGGAAGCTTTCATTGGTGCAGGAAGCCAGATAGCGGTGACTGCATCAGAGAAGTTCCCATTGCTCCCGGGTCATTTTTTACTGCTTCAGTGTCAGGACCAGAGCAGAGCAGACCCAGTAAAAGGGAAgtcccaggagtggtaagtacttgtcagctgtagtgtactgctcccgggtcctctgcactttggcacagctctgctctgggtcctgatgccagTGTACAAGCgcgggacacagagcagagcgttacatggaggagagaagaagctgcagtggggttcaaggagaagaagagccaggaGAGGAGAGTCTGCTCttaggtctccagtactattattgtcTATTCTGGAGTCTCTCTAATATTATCATTATCTGCTcagaatgcagtatttggttgccGGGGTGCTATTTATTGCTGTGCTATTTATCATTTCTGGTtgcattttttgctgtattgtgGTTGTTGATGCATCTAGGctgctggttactgatgcggCCCCTTAAAGTCAAGTAGTACGACAGTATGGCCTTTGGGCCAATACATGTTATTCACCCCTGACCTAAATCTTCAGATAGTTAAaagaaaatgtcataacttttatcatttgttttatatttttggtaTTGGAGTCGGTCTATTTTTATCACAACTTCAACTCCATCAACTCCATTCCACTCcacagggacactttctcatagatccaggcactgtgattgtggtatcttcttatatttgttatccatggcctccttccttctaaaatcaagttttacagtctcctggggggggggggggggtgcttccAGAGCCCCTCCCACTGCCTGCAGTAATCTCCCAcacttagtggggggggggggggggagggtgctcCATCATAGTATAACAGcttgtaaagctgcagcatggaggggctctggtaacatcccccagagTCTATcgagctcattagcatcattttaaaagttgatttcagaggccatggttaaaaaatataagattaccatagtctctgtgcctggatctatgagtaagtgtcccttgtgctttgatggtagatttcttttacaaGAACCTGGGTTTATTTTaacaggggttgtccaagagtaatACAAAATAGCGAGGTGTCTGGAGTGGAGTGAGTGGAGCTTCTGTGCCCCTATAAACAAACATGGGACACCAAGAGCGACGGAGGAACtactagtttatttttttatgcagcacccccccccccattgctatTTTTTAatactctcagacaacccctttaaagtaaaaattgctttacaaaacacTGAAACACAGGTCACTGCCATAGGACTTACTGGTCAGTAGCTCCGGATCCTCAGTTCCAAGTACATCGGCCACCCCCAGCTCCTGGCGTTTGCAGGTTCCCCCATGGATATGTAGCCAGGCTGGTTCTGCCAGGGCAGTACACAGGGCTGTGATGGATAACGCGCCAGGCAGGGCTGATGCCAGGCTTCTTTCTGGCTGCTTGGGCAAAGAGTGAGCCCCATGACCCCTTCTCCTCGGCATTGAAGAACCACCGGACCCGCCGGGAGCAAACATGTCAGGAGCTGGTATCCGTCTACAAGCAGAAACATAGAGAAGATGTTAAACACCTCTGCCAGCTGAgaaaagtcagggaacgcagtagtaagtcagggaagtcagggaacgcagtagtaagtcagggaagtcagggaacgcagtagtaagtcagggaacgcagtagtaagtcagggaagtcagggaacgcagtagtaagtcagggaacgcagtagtaagtcagggaagtcagggaacgcagtagtaagtcagggaagtcagggaacgcagtagtaagtcaggaaagtcagggaacgcagtagtaaatcagggaagtcagggaacgcagtagtaagtcaggaaagtcagggaacacagtagtaagtcaggaaagtcagggaacgcagtagtaagttaggaaagtcagggaacgcagtagtaagtcagggaagtcagggaacgcagtggtaagtcagggaagtcagggaacgcagtagtaagtcagggaagtcagggaacgcagtagtaagtcagggaagtcagggaacgcagtagtaagtcaggaaagtcagggaacgcagtagtaagtcaggaaagtcagggaacgcagtggtaagtcagggaagtcagggaacgcagtagtaagtcagggaacgcagtagtaagttaggaaagtcagggaacgcagtagtaagtcaggaaagtcagggaacgcagtagtaagtcaggaaagtcagggaacgcagtagtaagtcagggaacgcagtagtaagtcagggaagtcagggaacgcagtagtaagtcagggaagtcagggaacgcagtagtaagtcagggaacgcagtagtaagttaggaaagtcagggaacgcagtagtaagtcagggaagtcagggaacgcagtggtaagtcagggaagtcagggaacgcagtagtaagtcagggaagtcagggaacgcagtagtaagtcaggaaagtcagggaacgcagtggtaagtcagggaagtcagggaacgcagtagtaagtcagggaagtcagggaacgcagtagtaagtcagggaagtcagggaacgcagtagtaagtcagggaacgcagtagtaagtcagggaacgcagtggtaagtcagggaagtcagggaacgcagtagtaagtcagggaagtcagtgaacgcagtagtaagtcagggaagtcagggaacgcagtagtaagtcaggaaagtcagggaacgcagtagtaaatcagggaagtcagggaacgcagtagtaagtcaggaaagtcagggaacgcagtggtaagtcagggaagtcagggaacgcagtagtaagtcagggaagtcagggaacgcagtagtaagtcaggaaagtcagggaacgcagtagtaagtcaggaaagtcagggaacgcagtagtaagtcagggaagtcagggaacgcagtagtaagtcagggaacgcagtagtaagtcagggaagtcagggaacgcagtagtaaatcagggaagtcagggaacgcagtagtaagtcaggaaagtcagggaacgcagtagtaaatcagggaagtcagggaacgcagtagtaagtcaggaaagtcagggaacgcagtagtaagtcaggaaagtcagggaacgcagtggtaagtcagggaagtcagggaacgcagtagtaagtcagggaagtcagggaacgcagtagtaagtcagggaagtcagggaacgcagtagtaagtcagggaagtcagggaacgcagtagtaagtcagggaagtcagggaacgcagtagtaagtcagggaacgcagtagtaagtcagggaagtcagggaacgcagtagtaagtcagggaacgcagtagtaagtcagggaagtcagggaacgcagtagtaagtcagggaagtcagtGAACGCAGTAGTAaatcagggaagtcagggaacgcagtagtaagtcagggaagtcagggaacgcagtagtaagtcaggaaagtcagggaacgcagtagtaagtcaggaaagtcagggaacgcagtagtaagtcagggaagtcagggaacgcagtagtaagtcagggaagtcagggaacgcagtagtaagtcagggaagtcagggaacgcagtagtaagtcagggaagtcagtGAACGCAGTAGTAaatcagggaagtcagggaacgcagtagtaagtcagggaagtcagggaacgcagtagtaagtcagggaagtcagtGAACGCAGTAGTAaatcagggaagtcagggaacgcagtggtaagtcagggaagtcagggaacgcagtagtaagtcagggaagtcagggaacgcagtagtaagtcaggaaagtcagggaacgcagtagtaaatcagggaagtcagggaacgcagtagtaagtcaggaaagtcagggaacgcagtagtaagtcagggaacgcagtagtaagttaggaaagtcagggaacgcagtagtaagtcaggaaagtcagggaacgcagtagtaagtcagggaagtcagggaacgcagtagtaagtcagggaagtcagtGAACGCAGTAGTAaatcagggaagtcagggaacgcagtagtaagtcagggaagtcagggaacgcagtagtaagtcaggaaagtcagggaacgcagtagtaagtcaggaaagtcagggaacgcagtagtaagtcagggaagtcagggaacgcagtagtaagtcagggaacgcagtagtaagtcagggaagtcagggaacgcagtagtaagtcagggaagtcagtGAACGCAGTAGTAaatcagggaagtcagggaacgcagtagtaagtcaggaaagtcagggaacgcagtagtaaatcagggaagtcagggaacgcagtagtaagtcaggaaagtcagggaacgcagtagtaagtcaggaaagtcagggaacgcagtagtaagtcagggaagtcagggaacgcagtagtaagtcagggaagtcagggaacgcagtagtaagtcagggaagtcagggaacgcagtagtaagtcagggaagtcagggaacgcagtagtaagtcagggaagtcagggaacgcagtagtaagtcagggaagtcagggaacgcagtagtaagtcagggaagtcagggaacgcagtagtaagtcagggaacgcagtagtaagtcagggaagtcagggaacgcagtagtaagtcagggaacgcagtagtaagtcagggaagtcagggaacgcagtagtaagtcagggaagtcagtGAACGCAGTAGTAaatcagggaagtcagggaacgcagtagtaagtcagggaagtcagggaacgcagtagtaagtcaggaaagtcagggaacgcagtagtaagtcaggaaagtcagggaacgcagtagtaagtcagggaagtcagggaacgcagtagtaagtcagggaagtcagggaacgcagtagtaagtcagggaagtcagtGAACGCAGTAGTAaatcagggaagtcagggaacgcagtagtaagtcaggaaagtcagggaacgcagtagtaaatcagggaagtcagggaacgcagtagtaagtcaggaaagtcagggaacgcagtagtaagtcagggaacgcagtagtaagttaggaaagtcagggaacgcagtagtaagtcaggaaagtcagggaacgcagtagtaagtcagggaagtcagggaacgcagtagtaagtcagggaagtcagtGAACGCAGTAGTAaatcagggaagtcagggaacgcagtagtaagtcagggaagtcagggaacgcagtagtaagtcaggaaagtcagggaacgcagtagtaagtcaggaaagtcagggaacgcagtagtaagtcagggaagtcagggaacgcagtagtaagtcagggaacgcagtagtaagtcagggaagtcagggaacgcagtagtaagtcagggaagtcagtGAACGCAGTAGTAaatcagggaagtcagggaacgcagtagtaagtcaggaaagtcagggaacgcagtagtaaatcagggaagtcagggaacgcagtagtaagtcaggaaagtcagggaacgcagtagtaagtcaggaaagtcagggaacgcagtagtaagtcaggaaagtcagggaacgcagtagtaagtcagggaacgcagtagtaagttaggaaagtcagggaacgcagtagtaagtcaggaaagtcagggaacgcagtggtaagtcagggaagtcagggaacgcagtagtaagtcagggaagtcagggaacgcagtagtaagtcaggaaagtcagggaacgcagtagtaagtcaggaaagtcagggaacgcagtagtaagtcaggaaagtcagggaacgcagtagtaagtcagggaacgcagtagtaagttaggaaagtcagggaacgcagtagtaagtcaggaaagtcagggaacgcagtggtaagtcagggaagtcagggaacgcagtagtaagtcagggaacgcagtagtaagtcagggaacgcagtagtaagttaggaaagtcagggaacgcagtagtaagtcaggaaagtcagggaacgcagtggtaagtcagggaagtcagggaacgcagtagtaagtcaggaaagtcagggaacgcagtagtaagtcaggaaagtcagggaacgcagtagtaagtcaggaaagtcagggaccgcagtagtaagtcaggaaagtcagggaacgcagtagtaagtcaggaaagtcagggaacgcagtagtaagtcagggaagtcagggaacgcagtagtaagtcaggaaagtcagggaacgcagtagtaagtcaggaaagtcagggaacgcagcagtaagtcagggaagtcagggaacgcagcagtaagtcagggaagtcagggaacgcagtagtaaatcaggaaagtcagggaacgcagtagtaagtcaggaaagtcagggaacgcagtagtaagtcaggaaagtcagggaacgcagtagtaagtcaggaaagtcagggaacgcagtagtaagtcaggaaagtcagggaacgcagtagtaagtcaggaaagtcagggaacgcagtggtaagtcagggaagtcagggaacgcagtggtaagtcagggaagtcagggaacgcagtagtaagtcaggaaagtcagggaacgcagtagtaaatcagggaagtcagggaacgcagtagtaagtcaggaaggtcagggaacgcagtagtaagtcaggaaagtcagggaacgcagtagtaagtcaggaaagtcagggaacgcagtagtaagtcaggaaagtcagggaacgcagtagtaagtcaggaaagtcagggaacgcagtagtaagtcagggaagtcagggaacgcagtagtaagtcagggaagtcagggaacgcagtagtaagtcagggaagtcagggaacgcagtggtaagtcagggaacgcagtagtaagtcagggaagtcagggaacgcagtggtaagtcagggaagtcagggaacgcagtagtaagtcagggaagtcagggaacgcagtagtaagtcaggaaagtcagggaacgcagtagtaagtcagggaagtcagggaacgcagtggtaagtcagggaagtcagggaacgcagtagtaagtcaggaaagtcagggaacgcagtagtaagtcaggaaagtcagggaacgcagtagtaagtcaggaaagtcagggaacgcagtagtaagtcagggaacgcagtggtaagtcagggaagtcagggaacgcagtagtaagtcagggaagtcagggaacgcagtggtaagtcagggaagtcagggaacgcagtggtaagtcagggaagtcagggaacgcagtagtaagtcaggaaagtcagggaacgcagtagtaagtcaggaaagtcagggaacgcagtagtaagtcagggaagtcagggaacgcagtggtaagtcagggaagtcagggaacgcagtagtaagtcaggaaagtcagggaacgcagtagtaagtcaggaaagtcagggaacgcagtagtaagtcaggaaagtcagggaacgcagtagtaagtcagggaacgcagtggtaagtcagggaacgcagtggtaagtcagggaacgcagtggtaagtcagggaagtcagggaacgcagtagtaagtcagggaagtcagggaacgcagtagtaaatcaggaaagtcagggaacgcagtagtaagtcaggaaagtcagggaacgcagtagtaagtcaggaaagtcagggaacgcagtagtaagtcaggaaagtcagggaacgcagtagtaagtcagggaatgcagtggtaagtcagggaagtcagggaacgcagtagtaagtcagggaagtcagg
Proteins encoded:
- the TMEM127 gene encoding transmembrane protein 127 — protein: MFAPGGSGGSSMPRRRGHGAHSLPKQPERSLASALPGALSITALCTALAEPAWLHIHGGTCKRQELGVADVLGTEDPELLTKFCMNHQTILLLRVIAGFCFLGIACSMTAFLLDVFGPKHPALKITRRYAFAHILTVLQCATVIGFCYWASELILALQQQHKQYHGSQVYVTFAVSFYLVAGAGGASILATAANLLRHYPSEEEEQALELLSEMEADSYPAEYDVMNPFQPPPAYTP